Proteins found in one Scomber scombrus chromosome 15, fScoSco1.1, whole genome shotgun sequence genomic segment:
- the prrc2b gene encoding protein PRRC2B isoform X5: protein MSDRLGQITKSKDGKSKYSSLSLFDKYKGKSIETQKNTVPRHGLQSLGKVATARRMPPPAHLPSLKSENKGNDPNVIIVPKDGTGWANKQEQPEQKSSIASIPQLPELPPQQALQKSVSNLQKPSPIANQENTNTGGPKQWAQLNGKAVEQDGSRVSNRLQPFSHEEFPTLKAAGEQDRVGKERSGFDPSYGPGPSLRPQNVTSWREGGGRNLQPSSLTLGLPADPEVKLTALGETGTPPASSHPTSATGTTSSSVVTAQSPVLDPKEPSLRPAQPVRRTTVPTALQYQLHHTSNAVYHDMLPAFMCSKETREAPGTDHVPTTVAAPARFDSKPTFRQSYAKPELVNGDVRRENRFVRAPPRLSSQPIRRPGERPQRPAIINPEDLKDLDELDHDCEDGWAGLHEEVDYSEKLKFSDDEEEHSSDKNKMWTEWERERERENQSSLSSGEASYPQEGPEDSYSYQHHHHEPPRKTNGRYLSTDTQAMQKNQGEPLTDQEDHQRQSQTQVPARAKYVSPELSEAVERARRRREEEERRAREERLAACAAKLKKLDEKFGKTERQMSRTEEGQKDGEVKEAPLSPNREQSKAHLENWQYSTKDGSECPPDNSPGHSYHEEPSFSNYRGSGDDGQEPSSPSEDYSGRHPSKPIPPRFQKQPQHQQQEQVYKMQHWQQSGHPAPSGSSHTQRGYYPPHVLGFDPRWMMMPPFMDPRMAQGRSPVDYYPGAVHSTGMMKPMMHQDHLNSPGSDEGCHPNLHQERRAPSTEPYPMWNQDGYPLRSFTPPYQRQHESSESGQPDDRGDMACSQQDSYEERASECLSHPQDDLPHHAYQSRGPDREHHDQGLLTTAQSHSQHHADNEYPKQDSRDKHLKDGPQSHDETLDAPKDNWKRDGGQKLDGGLSNAQSQWSEPSSGSSSSVGQPSETIGRTLTRRTGPIKKPVLKALKVEEKENEKPKPEPEEKPVPYRLEKEVLTNVYDLKKDNQPAINRRSASPVIEKQPEERQRQSPAPTKTDRPLSSQSDDSPKESTWDSGKSQSPRDNQENREPQAPRRNNWIFIDEEQAFGAVRGTGRGRSRGFREFSSRGGTRGGRGGDNIRGAYNNSGTQRTGRGRAPPRDLVKVEEFQRGKPRRRNVSETLSEASEYEELPKRRRQKGSENGDGYTESGEVRKADRDSWRSNKVYTDEQANNDAREKAKASRGRMLPPRLNTTGSYSRGFGGSRDISTWRGRGPQFSSNGGPMQENGYGPGAETVYTRRPPLERDTLKYQAKLSGSFMENGTEDREGEYYFDNDNPDRQALRRRRPPRQDKPPRFRRLQQEREPGSNQWTSDEYINGDVANPWPGRPKSTGDDNWPSGHYSAGRTNQHGQAEEWETGSDNSDFSDWREKRGGSGGTATQGHGDIPSDSGHSEPGSVEKRELSKRSFSSQRPLVERQNRKGEPSLLEASKMTRTSDNPPTSSNRNDSWQNGGTTCKSRSPDESGPVYSLEQPEDREPSEPSGKKLDKELKPGPVKTDIGEPLSQYELSSYPIEGDAGVPVSNPDGYQDALNKKQRRPQEDERRRKEQGAAVPVKNRTITSKIPPRFAKKQGSMSIEQPEEALSSNNLGTEIWETNSSALSVQSSGGDSWTKQVSYTGSEPNSEDSDAGPEQSKEQHKPGPIGNERSLKHRKGSEGVDRLEGGPITPVNGVDLHVDTVLPVPPIEFGVSAKDSDFSLPPGSTPVPVSNPVNKLQEALATNTALNQSITMLRSNHLQPAINLNPISFPSADLTLKMESARKAWENSQSLPEQGSPGGVASGVQPPCSVGSSSGVSYSSFGGVSMPMPVASVAPSMSMQGNHIPPLYLDGHVFPSQPRLVPPNMTQQQTYQQAAAAQQIPISLHTSLQAQAQLGLRGGLPVSQSQEMFNSIPPFRSQVYMHPNLSQPSPMVLSGGAPLKGPYSAFPGMQPSDMVKTQSGSHYQPMNGSQQLVYDSQMNQGPGMGSSQLMDSQLIQVTMPLPGSQLRYGSAQQHLILPQSIQLQQGQNLSVGAPRRMLPPGSQSAVMTGREGSQMEMKGFQFSDKPNHSPGMSGGSYRPGSASPSGKPPGPVGPLPTHFAQQVPPAQGSMVMHMRPPTTGPFPNPIQRPVMQVNKPVIIRPPPYPNPIRDPSHSTPPSAPEPPVKGPEDGMKSKTMRDVRKAVGEGKTPSGGMTSKLQEPLPSTGQAKPARTGAIKPQAVKVEEGKA from the exons TTCTATTGCATCAATACCACAGCTGCCGGAGTTGCCGCCGCAGCAGGCTTTACAGAAATCTGTCTCCAATCTTCAGAAGCCCTCACCGATAGCCAACCAAGag aacacaaacacaggtggACCAAAGCAATGGGCCCAGCTAAATGGAAAGGCAGTAGAGCAAGATG GTTCAAGGGTCTCAAACCGACTTCAGCCCTTCTCTCACGAGGAATTTCCCACACTGAAGGCAGCTGGAGAACAGGACAGGGTTGGCAAGGAAAGAAGCGGCTTCGATCCGTCGTATGGGCCAGGACCAAGCCTCCGCCCCCAAA ATGTGACGAGCTGGAGGGAAGGTGGTGGCAGGAACCTTCAGCCCTCGTCCCTGACCCTCGGCCTGCCAGCAGATCCTGAGGTTAAGCTCACTGCCCTGGGTGAGACTGGCACCCCTCCAGCCTCATCTCACCCCACCTCAGCCACCGGCACCACCTCTTCTAGTGTAGTGACGGCTCAGTCACCAGTCCTCGACCCCAAAGAGCCTTCCCTGCGACCCGCCCAGCCTGTCCGCAGAACAACCGTCCCTACTGCCCTGCAGTACCAGCTTCACCACACTTCGAATGCTGTCTACCATGACATGTTGCCAGCATTT ATGTGCTCTAAAGAGACACGTGAAGCCCCAGGCACAGACCATGTCCCTACCACCGTAGCAGCACCAGCCCGATTTGACAGCAAACCCACTTTTAGACAGAGCTATGCCAAACCTGAACTTGTCAA CGGTGATGTGAGAAGAGAGAACCGCTTTGTCCGCGCTCCACCTCGACTCTCTTCTCAGCCCATCCGTAGGCCTGGTGAGAGACCCCAACGCCCAGCTATCATTAATCCGGAAGACCTGAAGGATCTGGATGAGCTTGACCATGACTGTGAGGACGGATGGGCTG ggcTCCACGAAGAAGTTGATTATAGTGAGAAACTCAAGTTCAGcgatgatgaagaagaacacTCCAGTGATAAAAACAAGATGTG GACTGaatgggagagggagagagagagagagaaccaatCGTCCTTAAGTTCAGGTGAAGCATCTTACCCCCAGGAGGGTCCTGAGGATAGTTATTCTTACCAACATCATCACCACGAGCCTCCCAGGAAGACCAACGGCAGATACCTCTCTACGGACACCCAG GCAATGCAGAAAAACCAAGGTGAGCCACTGACTGACCAGGAAGATCACCAGCGCCAGTCTCAGACTCAGGTTCCAGCTAGGGCAAAGTATGTGTCACCGGAGCTGTCAGAAGCTGTTGAAAGGGCTCGTAGAAggcgggaggaggaggagagacgtGCCCGAGAGGAAAGGCTGGCTGCCTGTGCTGCAAAACTCAAAAAGCTGGATGAGAAGTTTGGGAAGACTGAAAGGCAGATGTCAAGGACAGAGGAGGGCCAGAAAGATGGAGAGGTCAAAGAAGCCCCTCTGTCTCCAAACAGGGAACAGAGTAAAGCCCACCTTGAGAACTGGCAGTACAGCACAAAAG ATGGAAGTGAGTGTCCCCCAGACAACTCCCCTGGCCATAGTTACCATGAGGAACCTAGCTTCTCCAACTACCGTGGCAGCGGGGATGACGGCCAGGAGCCCTCCTCCCCTTCTGAAGACTACAGTGGACGTCACCCCTCCAAACCCATCCCACCCCGCTTCCAGAAACAACCACAGCACCAGCAGCAG GAACAAGTATACAAGATGCAACACTGGCAGCAGTCAGGTCACCCTGCTCCTTCTGGTTCAAGCCACACCCAGCGGGGCTACTATCCCCCACATGTCCTCGGGTTTGACCCCCGCTGGATGATGATGCCGCCTTTCATGGATCCCCGCATGGCTCAAGGTCGATCTCCTGTGGATTACTACCCTGGTGCTGTGCACTCTACAG GAATGATGAAACCCATGATGCATCAAGACCACTTGAACAGTCCTGGTTCTGATGAGGGATGTCATCCCAATTTGCACCAGGAGAGAAGAGCCCCTTCCACTGAGCCTTATCCCATGTGGAACCAAGATGGCTACCCCTTGCGCAGCTTCACTCCACCCTACCAGAGACAGCATGAAAGCTCTGAAAGTGGTCAGCCAGATGACAG AGGTGATATGGCCTGTTCCCAACAGGACTCCTATGAAGAGAGGGCCAGTGAGTGCTTGTCCCACCCTCAAGATGATCTCCCTCATCATGCCTACCAGAGCCGAGGTCCAGACAGAGAACACCATGACCAAGGGTTGCTGACCACTGCTCAGAGCCACTCCCAGCACCATGCAGATAATGAATACCCAAAACAAGACTCTAGAGACAAGCATCTGAAAGATGGCCCTCAATCTCATGATGAGACCTTAGATGCCCCCAAGGACAATTGGAAAAGAGATGGAGGACAGAAACTAGATGGAGGACTCAGTAACGCTCAAAGCCAGTGGTCTGAACCCAGCTCAGGTTCCAGTAGTAGTGTTGGCCAGCCATCTGAGACCATTGGGCGCACCTTGACCCGCAGAACTGGTCCTATCAAGAAACCAGTTCTCAAGGCTCTCaaagtggaggagaaggagaacgAGAAGCCTAAACCTGAGCCTGAAGAGAAGCCCGTCCCTTACCGCCTGGAGAAAGAAGTCCTAACTAATGTGTATGACTTGAAGAAAGACAACCAGCCTGCCATCAACAGGCGCTCAGCTTCACCTGTTATTGAGAAACAGCCCGAAGAGAGGCAGCGTCAGTCACCAGCTCCCACCAAAACAGACAGGCCTCTAAGCAGCCAAAGCGATGACTCTCCTAAGGAGAGCACCTGGGACAGTGGCAAGAGCCAGTCACCTAGAGATAACCAGGAAAACCGAGAGCCCCAGGCACCACGGCGCAACAACTGGATCTTCATTGATGAAGAACAGGCCTTTGGGGCAGTCAGAGGAACAGGTAGAGGCCGCAGTCGAGGCTTTAGGGAATTTAGCTCTAGAGGTGGGACCCGTGGTGGCCGAGGTGGAGACAATATCAGAGGGGCTTATAACAACAGTGGCACTCAGCGGACAGGTAGAGGGCGAGCACCACCAAGGGACCTTGTCAAGGTGGAGGAGTTCCAGAGGGGCAAACCCCGGAGACGTAATGTCAGTGAGACATTGAGTGAAGCCTCTGAGTACGAGGAATTGCCAAAGAGGCGCAGACAGAAGGGGTCTGAAAATGGAGATGGCTACACAGAGTCTGGAGAAGTCCGTAAAGCTGACCGAGACTCTTGGAGATCCAACAAGGTGTACACAGATGAGCAGGCAAACAATGATGCCAGAGAAAAGGCCAAGGCCAGCAGGGGTCGCATGCTGCCTCCCAGACTGAACACCACTGGAAGTTACAGTCGAGGCTTTGGAGGCTCCAGGGATATTTCTACATGGAGGGGCCGTGGCCCCCAGTTCAGTAGCAATGGCGGTCCCATGCAAGAAAATGGTTATGGTCCTGGAGCTGAGACTGTTTACACTCGCAGGCCTCCGCTTGAGCGCGACACTCTCAAGTATCAAGCTAAATTATCTGGCTCCTTCATGGAGAACGGCACAGAGGACCGTGAAGGAGAATACTATTTTGACAATGACAACCCTGACAGACAAGCGTTAAGGAGGCGCCGCCCACCACGTCAAGACAAGCCTCCACGCTTCCGTCGTCTACAGCAAGAACGGGAACCTGGCTCAAACCAGTGGACAAGTGACGAGTACATAAATGGAGACGTAGCAAACCCCTGGCCTGGTCGCCCCAAAAGCACTGGGGATGACAACTGGCCCAGCGGCCACTATTCTGCTGGACGCACAAACCAGCACGGCCAGGCAGAGGAATGGGAAACTGGATCAGACAACAGCGACTTCAGTGACTGGAGAGAGAAGCGAGGTGGAAGTGGGGGGACGGCTACACAGGGACATGGTGACATTCCCTCAGACTCTGGCCATAGTGAACCGGGCTCTGTTGAGAAAAGGGAACTTTCCAAGCGAAGCTTCTCCAGCCAGAGACCATTGGTGGAACGGCAGAACAGAAAAGGAGAGCCATCCCTGCTGGAAGCGAGCAAGATGACACGTACATCTGATAATCCCCCCACCTCCTCTAACAGGAATGACAGCTGGCAGAATGGAGGGACAACTTGTAAGAG CAGGAGCCCAGATGAGTCGGGCCCAGTCTACAGCTTAGAGCAGCCGGAGGACAGGGAGCCCAGTGAGCCCTCAGGGAAGAAATTAGACAAGGAGCTGAAGCCAGGACCTGTCAAGACAGACATAGGCGAACCTCTTTCACAGTATGAGCTCAGCAGCTATCCAA TCGAAGGAGATGCAGGGGTTCCAGTTTCAAATCCAGATGGATACCAGGATGCCTTGAACAAAAAGCAAAGACGCCCACAagaagatgagaggaggaggaaggaacagGGAGCTGCT GTGCCAGTGAAGAACAGGACAATCACCTCCAAGATACCACCTCGCTTTGCCAAAAAGCAGGGAAGCATGAGTATCGAACAACCCGAGGAAGCTCTTTCTTCTAACAACCTGGGAACTGAAATCTGGGAGACCAACAGCTCAG CTCTTTCAGTGCAGTCCTCAGGTGGAGACTCGTGGACTAAACAGGTGTCTTACACTGGGAGCGAGCCCAACTCTGAG GACTCGGATGCAGGCCCAGAACAGAGTAAAGAACAGCACAAGCCAGGGCCCATAGGAAATGAACGCTCCCTGAAGCACCGCAAGGGCTCAGAAGGTGTTGATCGGTTGGAAGGGGGCCCAATCACTCCAGTCAATGGTGTGGATCTCCATGTGGACACTGTGCTGCCTGTACCCCCAATTGAGTTTGGTGTCAGTGCCAAAGACTCTGATTTCAGTCTACCACCAGGTTCTACCCCAGTGCCTGTGTCCAATCCTGTCAACAAGCTTCAGGAGGCTCTTGCCACCAAT ACTGCTCTCAATCAGAGTATCACCATGCTGCGCTCCAACCACCTGCAGCCTGCCATTAACCTCAACCCCATCTCCTTTCCCAGTGCAGACCTCACACTCAAG atGGAATCAGCACGCAAGGCATGGGAGAACTCCCAGTCACTCCCTGAACAAGGCTCTCCTGGTGGAGTAGCTTCAGGTGTTCAGCCTCCCTGCAGCGTCGGCTCTTCCAGTGGTGTCAGCTACAGTTCTTTCGGAGGGGTTTCCATGCCGATGCCTGTGGCATCAGTAGCACCATCCATGTCCATGCAAG GTAATCATATCCCCCCGTTGTATCTGGATGGTCATGTCTTTCCTAGCCAGCCACGCCTGGTACCTCCCAACATGACCCAGCAGCAGACCTACCAACAG GCGGCTGCAGCCCAGCAGATTCCCATCTCTTTACACACGTCTCTTCAGGCGCAGGCTCAGTTGGGTCTTCGGGGAGGTCTACCTGTTTCTCAGTCCCAAGAGATGTTCAACTCAATTCCTCCCTTCAG GTCCCAGGTTTACATGCACCCCAACCTGTCACAGCCCAGCCCCATGGTACTGTCGGGTGGAGCCCCTCTCAAGGGACCCTACTCGGCTTTCCCTGGCATGCAGCCCTCAGACATGGTCAAGACTCAATCCGGGTCACACTACCAGCCAATGAATGGCAGCCAGCAGCTAGTCTACGACAGCCAGATGAACCAGGGTCCTGGTATGGGATCTTCCCAGTTAATGGACTCTCAGCTCATCCAG gTGACCATGCCACTACCTGGCTCTCAGCTGCGCTATGGCTCAGCTCAGCAACATCTCATCCTCCCTCAGTCCATCCAGCTGCAGCAGGGACAGAACTTGTCAGTAGGAGCCCCACGCCGAATGTTGCCACCTGGCTCCCAGTCTGCTGTCATGACGGGCCGAGAG GGCTCGCAGATGGAAATGAAAGGCTTCCAGTTCTCTGACAAGCCAAATCATTCCCCAGGCATGTCCGGAGGGTCCTACAG GCCTGGGTCTGCCAGCCCTAGCGGGAAGCCCCCGGGTCCTGTAGGCCCTCTGCCTACACACTTCGCTCAACAG GTCCCACCCGCTCAGGGCAGCATGGTGATGCACATGCGGCCCCCCACCACTGGCCCTTTCCCCAACCCCATCCAGAGACCAGTCATGCAGGTCAACAAGCCTGTTATCATCCGCCCCCCCCCTTACCCCAACCCCATCCGTGACCCTTCCCACTCCACCCCTCCCTCAGCCCCTGAGCCCCCTGTCAAAGGTCCAGAGGATGGCATGAAG agtAAAACCATGCGAGATGTGCGCAAGGCAGTGGGTGAGGGCAAGACACCATCCGGGGGCATGACCAGCAAACTCCAGGAGCCCCTTCCCTCCACGGGGCAAGCCAAACCAGCACGCACTGGAGCCATCAAACCCCAGGCTGTCAAAGTGGAGGAGGGCAAGGCATAA